One genomic segment of Bradyrhizobium diazoefficiens includes these proteins:
- the mltG gene encoding endolytic transglycosylase MltG has translation MSERPPISPRSPRAALEPEQVPPPPKRSERARNPFVVVGNAIITLLLLAMLGAGGVYYYGRQVLEAPGPLKEDKIVNIPQRAGKRDIAETLNREGVTDVNPWIFIASVAALKASSDLKPGEYSFQKNASLRDVIATIVEGKVVQHSVTIPEGLTSEQIVARLSDNDIFSGSVRELPREGTLLPETYKFPRGTTREQVIQRMQQAHKRVLAEIWERRSQDIPVKTPEQLVTLASIVEKETGKPDERSRVAAVFVNRLKQRIKLQSDPTIIYGLVGGKGTLGRPIKRSEITQPSPYNTYVIEGLPPGPISNPGRASLEAAANPARTRDLYFVADGTGGHAFTETYDAHQKNVAKLRAMEKQIQNDTVEPAEDAPPPAAAAPAAGDTPTATTPARPNQQKKPPARPAGPPAARQGAVQPSPPVVQR, from the coding sequence ATGAGTGAAAGGCCGCCCATTTCGCCCCGGAGCCCGCGGGCAGCGCTGGAGCCCGAGCAGGTCCCGCCGCCGCCGAAGCGATCGGAGCGCGCGCGCAATCCGTTCGTGGTCGTCGGCAATGCCATCATCACCCTGTTGCTGCTCGCCATGCTCGGCGCCGGCGGCGTCTATTACTATGGCCGGCAGGTGCTCGAGGCGCCGGGGCCGCTGAAGGAAGACAAGATCGTCAACATCCCGCAGCGTGCAGGCAAGCGCGACATCGCCGAGACGCTGAACCGGGAAGGCGTGACCGACGTCAATCCATGGATTTTCATCGCGAGCGTGGCCGCGCTGAAGGCGAGCTCCGACCTGAAGCCGGGTGAGTATTCGTTCCAGAAGAACGCCTCCTTGCGCGACGTCATCGCCACCATTGTCGAGGGCAAGGTGGTGCAGCATTCGGTCACGATTCCCGAGGGCCTGACCTCGGAACAGATCGTGGCGCGGCTGTCCGACAACGACATCTTCAGCGGCAGCGTGCGCGAGCTGCCGCGCGAAGGCACGCTGCTGCCCGAGACCTACAAATTCCCGCGCGGCACCACGCGCGAGCAGGTGATCCAGCGCATGCAGCAGGCGCACAAGCGCGTGCTGGCCGAGATCTGGGAGCGCCGCAGCCAGGACATTCCGGTCAAGACGCCGGAGCAGCTGGTGACGCTGGCCTCGATCGTCGAAAAGGAGACCGGCAAGCCTGACGAGCGCAGCCGTGTTGCCGCGGTCTTCGTCAATCGGCTGAAGCAGCGGATCAAGCTGCAGTCCGACCCCACGATCATCTACGGCCTCGTCGGCGGCAAGGGCACGCTCGGCCGTCCGATCAAGCGCAGCGAGATCACGCAGCCCTCGCCCTACAACACCTATGTGATCGAGGGCCTGCCCCCGGGCCCGATCTCCAACCCCGGCCGCGCCTCGCTGGAGGCCGCCGCCAACCCGGCCCGCACCCGCGACCTCTATTTCGTCGCCGACGGCACCGGCGGGCATGCGTTTACCGAGACCTACGACGCGCACCAGAAGAACGTCGCGAAGCTGCGCGCGATGGAGAAGCAGATCCAGAACGACACGGTCGAGCCGGCCGAAGATGCGCCGCCGCCGGCCGCCGCCGCGCCGGCCGCTGGCGACACGCCCACCGCGACGACCCCCGCGCGACCCAACCAGCAGAAAAAGCCGCCGGCGCGGCCGGCGGGTCCGCCAGCGGCCCGGCAGGGCGCGGTGCAGCCCTCGCCGCCGGTGGTCCAGCGCTAG
- the fabF gene encoding beta-ketoacyl-ACP synthase II yields the protein MRRVVVTGLGMVSPLGCGVEPTWKRILNGESGARKIESFDVSDLQTKYACTVVRGDGSNDTFNPDIWMEPKDQRKVDDFIIFGMAAAGQALDDANWHPETEEDKCATGTMIGSGIGGLNGIADTAILLKERGPRRVSPFFIPGRLINLASGYVSIAHGLKGPNHSVVTACSTGAHAVGDAARLIALGDADVMVAGGAESPISRIGIAGFNAARALSTGFNDTPEKASRPYDKERDGFVMGEGAGVLVLEELEHAQRRGARIYAEVIGYGLSGDAYHITSPSPDGDGGFRSMSAALKRAGLSPSDLDYINAHGTSTPLGDEIELGAVERLLGNAASKIAMSSTKSSTGHLLGAAGAIEAIFAILAIRDNVVPPTINLDNPSVETAIDLVPHKAKQREVNVALSNSFGFGGTNASVIVRRLVQ from the coding sequence ATGAGGCGGGTTGTCGTTACAGGTCTTGGCATGGTGTCGCCGCTCGGCTGCGGCGTCGAGCCGACCTGGAAACGCATCCTCAACGGCGAAAGCGGTGCGCGCAAGATCGAGAGCTTCGACGTCTCCGATCTGCAGACCAAATACGCCTGCACCGTCGTGCGCGGCGACGGGTCAAACGACACTTTCAATCCCGATATCTGGATGGAGCCGAAGGACCAGCGCAAGGTCGACGACTTCATCATCTTTGGAATGGCCGCGGCCGGTCAGGCGCTCGATGATGCCAACTGGCATCCCGAGACCGAAGAGGACAAATGCGCGACCGGCACCATGATCGGCTCCGGCATCGGCGGCCTCAACGGCATTGCCGACACCGCGATCCTCTTGAAGGAGCGCGGACCGCGCCGGGTGTCGCCGTTCTTCATTCCCGGCCGCCTGATCAACCTCGCCTCCGGCTACGTCTCGATCGCGCACGGGCTGAAAGGGCCGAATCATTCGGTGGTCACGGCCTGCTCGACCGGTGCACATGCGGTCGGCGACGCCGCCCGCCTGATCGCACTCGGCGATGCCGACGTCATGGTTGCCGGCGGCGCCGAGTCGCCGATCAGCCGCATCGGCATTGCCGGCTTCAACGCCGCGCGTGCGCTGTCGACCGGCTTCAACGATACGCCCGAGAAGGCCTCGCGTCCCTACGACAAGGAGCGGGACGGTTTTGTGATGGGCGAGGGCGCCGGCGTGCTGGTGCTCGAGGAGCTCGAGCACGCGCAACGCCGTGGCGCCAGAATCTACGCCGAGGTGATCGGCTACGGCCTTTCGGGTGATGCCTATCACATTACTTCGCCGTCGCCCGATGGCGATGGCGGCTTCCGCAGCATGTCGGCGGCGCTCAAGCGGGCCGGCCTGTCGCCGTCCGATCTCGACTACATCAACGCGCACGGCACCTCGACGCCGCTCGGCGACGAGATCGAACTCGGCGCGGTCGAGCGGCTGCTCGGCAACGCCGCCTCCAAGATCGCGATGTCCTCGACCAAATCGTCGACCGGCCATCTGCTCGGTGCGGCCGGCGCGATCGAAGCGATCTTCGCCATTCTTGCGATTCGCGATAATGTCGTGCCGCCGACGATCAATCTGGACAATCCATCGGTCGAGACCGCGATCGACCTCGTCCCGCACAAGGCGAAGCAGCGCGAGGTCAACGTCGCGTTGTCGAATTCTTTCGGTTTTGGCGGTACCAACGCGTCGGTGATCGTCCGGCGCCTGGTCCAATAG
- a CDS encoding acyl carrier protein → MSDIGERVKKIVVEHLGVEPEKVVDNASFIDDLGADSLDTVELVMAFEEEFGCEIPDDAAETILTVGDATKFLEKNAKS, encoded by the coding sequence ATGAGTGACATTGGCGAGCGGGTTAAGAAGATCGTGGTCGAACACCTTGGTGTTGAGCCCGAGAAGGTTGTCGACAACGCGAGCTTCATCGACGACCTCGGCGCCGACAGTCTGGACACCGTCGAGCTGGTGATGGCGTTCGAAGAAGAATTTGGTTGCGAGATTCCGGACGACGCCGCGGAGACGATTCTCACCGTCGGCGACGCCACGAAGTTTCTCGAGAAGAACGCGAAGAGCTAA
- the fabG gene encoding 3-oxoacyl-[acyl-carrier-protein] reductase: MFDLTGKKALVTGATGGIGGAIAQALHAQGAAVAISGTRKDVLDELAGKLGERTHVLPCNLSKADEVEALVPAAEAAMGQVDILIANAGITRDNLFVQLRDEDWEEVINVNLTATFRLARAATKLMMRKRFGRIIAITSVVGVTGNPGQGNYTASKAGLIGMIKTLGAEYAKRGVTANCIAPGFIKTPMTDALNDKQRETILTKVPAARLGTPEDIAAAAVYLSSNEAAYVTGQTIHVNGGMAMI, from the coding sequence ATGTTCGACCTGACTGGTAAAAAGGCGCTCGTCACCGGCGCGACCGGCGGCATCGGCGGCGCCATCGCGCAGGCGCTGCATGCGCAGGGCGCCGCCGTTGCGATTTCGGGGACGCGCAAGGACGTGCTGGACGAGCTTGCCGGCAAGCTCGGCGAGCGCACCCATGTGCTGCCCTGCAATCTCTCCAAGGCCGACGAGGTCGAGGCCTTGGTGCCCGCCGCGGAAGCCGCGATGGGGCAGGTCGACATCCTCATCGCCAATGCCGGCATCACCCGCGACAATCTGTTCGTGCAGCTTCGCGACGAGGATTGGGAGGAGGTCATCAACGTCAATCTGACCGCGACCTTCCGCCTGGCGCGCGCCGCGACCAAATTGATGATGCGCAAGCGCTTCGGCCGCATCATCGCCATCACCTCGGTGGTCGGCGTCACCGGCAATCCCGGACAGGGCAATTACACCGCGTCCAAGGCGGGTCTGATCGGCATGATCAAGACCTTGGGGGCCGAATACGCCAAGCGCGGCGTCACCGCGAACTGCATCGCGCCCGGCTTCATCAAGACGCCGATGACGGATGCGCTCAACGACAAGCAGCGCGAGACGATTCTGACCAAGGTTCCGGCCGCCCGCCTGGGCACGCCCGAGGACATCGCGGCGGCCGCCGTCTACCTGAGTTCGAACGAAGCGGCCTACGTCACCGGACAAACCATCCACGTCAACGGTGGCATGGCCATGATCTGA
- the fabD gene encoding ACP S-malonyltransferase → MTAAFTFPGQGSQAVGMGKALADAFPAARAVFDEVDAALGEKLTATIWDGPAETLQLTEKAQPALMAVSIATLRVLEAEAGFSVGRDAAFVAGHSLGEYSALAAAGSLTVSDTARLLRIRGLAMQKAVPVGVGAMAALLGLDYEAAVQVASEAAQGQVCQAANDNGGGQVVVSGDKAAVDRAVEIAKTKGAKRAMLLPVSAPFHCKLMQPAADAMAEALSKVTIKAPAAPLVSNVLASAITDPDEIRRRLIEQVTGTVRWRESVAYMAEQGVTRFLEIGAGKVLTGLVKRIADGAVGVAVGGPNDIVAAKDALAAAKQG, encoded by the coding sequence ATGACGGCAGCATTCACATTTCCGGGGCAGGGATCTCAGGCGGTCGGTATGGGCAAGGCCCTGGCCGACGCCTTTCCGGCGGCGCGCGCCGTGTTCGACGAGGTCGATGCGGCACTTGGGGAGAAGTTGACCGCAACCATCTGGGATGGGCCGGCGGAAACCCTCCAGCTCACCGAGAAGGCCCAGCCGGCGCTGATGGCGGTATCGATTGCCACGCTGCGCGTGCTCGAGGCCGAAGCCGGGTTTTCCGTGGGGCGGGATGCGGCCTTCGTCGCCGGCCACTCGCTCGGTGAATATTCGGCGCTGGCCGCGGCCGGCAGCCTGACGGTTTCCGACACCGCGCGGCTGCTTCGCATCCGCGGTCTCGCGATGCAAAAAGCCGTTCCGGTCGGCGTCGGCGCGATGGCCGCGCTGCTTGGCCTCGACTATGAAGCCGCCGTGCAAGTCGCGAGCGAGGCGGCGCAGGGCCAGGTCTGCCAGGCCGCCAACGACAATGGCGGCGGCCAGGTGGTGGTCTCCGGCGACAAGGCTGCGGTCGATCGCGCCGTCGAGATCGCCAAGACCAAGGGCGCCAAGCGCGCGATGCTCTTGCCGGTGTCCGCACCGTTCCATTGCAAGCTGATGCAGCCCGCCGCCGATGCCATGGCCGAGGCGCTGTCGAAGGTCACGATCAAGGCGCCGGCCGCGCCGCTGGTGTCGAACGTGCTGGCGAGCGCCATCACTGATCCCGACGAAATCCGCCGCCGCCTGATCGAGCAGGTCACCGGCACGGTGCGCTGGCGCGAGTCGGTTGCCTATATGGCGGAGCAGGGCGTCACGCGCTTCTTGGAGATCGGCGCGGGCAAGGTGCTGACCGGACTCGTCAAGCGCATTGCGGATGGTGCTGTCGGCGTGGCTGTCGGTGGTCCGAACGACATTGTCGCCGCCAAGGACGCATTGGCCGCTGCGAAGCAGGGCTAG
- a CDS encoding fatty acid desaturase family protein, producing MTALRMRARDFLTDDQLADVRQRVTWKGVALIAHAWALIIGAIALVAWWPNPLTYIFAVAIIGSRQLGLAILMHDGAHGCLSADEKTNLALSQWLCAYPLFAETRSYRRYHLQHHARTQQEDDPDLVLSAPFPITRLSYRRKFIRDITGQTGYQQRKAQLLNALGPKDWPWRQRAAHFREKLGPQCLVNAAMFASLAAAGVWWAYPLLWLVPLLTWMMVITRIRNIAEHAVVPDSSDPLRNTRTTHANFLERLFIAPYYVNYHLEHHLLFYVPCYNLPKVHRLLSASRHAGRMEVQPGYAAVLRLATAKPDRDDRPGQLANSARRARAGAAVDANQTNGGF from the coding sequence ATGACCGCGCTCCGCATGCGTGCCCGCGATTTCCTGACCGACGATCAACTCGCCGACGTGCGTCAGCGCGTGACGTGGAAAGGTGTCGCGCTGATCGCCCACGCCTGGGCGCTCATCATCGGTGCGATCGCGCTGGTGGCGTGGTGGCCCAATCCGCTGACCTACATCTTCGCCGTCGCGATCATCGGCTCGCGCCAGCTGGGCCTTGCGATCCTCATGCATGACGGAGCGCATGGCTGTCTGTCCGCCGACGAGAAGACCAATCTGGCGCTGAGCCAATGGCTCTGCGCTTATCCTCTGTTCGCGGAGACGCGCAGCTATCGGCGCTATCATCTTCAGCATCACGCCCGCACACAGCAGGAGGACGATCCTGACCTCGTGCTGTCGGCGCCGTTTCCGATCACCAGGCTAAGCTACCGCCGCAAGTTCATTCGCGACATCACCGGGCAGACCGGCTACCAGCAGCGCAAGGCGCAACTGCTCAACGCGCTCGGTCCGAAGGATTGGCCGTGGCGCCAGCGCGCCGCGCATTTCCGGGAGAAACTCGGCCCGCAATGCCTCGTCAACGCGGCGATGTTCGCAAGCCTTGCGGCCGCCGGCGTGTGGTGGGCCTATCCGCTGCTATGGCTGGTGCCGCTGCTGACCTGGATGATGGTCATCACGCGCATCCGCAACATCGCCGAGCATGCCGTCGTGCCCGACAGCAGCGATCCCTTGCGCAACACCCGCACCACACATGCCAATTTTCTCGAGCGCCTGTTCATCGCGCCGTACTACGTGAACTACCACCTCGAGCATCATCTCTTGTTCTACGTGCCCTGCTACAATCTGCCGAAGGTGCATCGCCTGCTCAGCGCGAGCCGGCATGCCGGTCGTATGGAGGTGCAGCCCGGTTACGCAGCGGTGCTGCGGCTTGCGACCGCGAAGCCCGATCGGGATGACCGTCCCGGCCAGCTGGCGAACAGCGCGCGCCGCGCCCGGGCAGGGGCGGCGGTCGACGCCAACCAGACCAATGGTGGATTCTAG
- a CDS encoding TetR/AcrR family transcriptional regulator C-terminal domain-containing protein translates to MAEKSVHEPLGAAGDPKHAARATRSAGRKMRSLLLDAASPLFRERGLSGTAITDIAAAADAFPSQITYYFRTKEALFVECACRDLLYLARATEQAALKARTPREYTHALAETVTASDSIAFFAEALTLTRRRQDLAPLVERTIERLHAEGARAYASQVERHGWRSLRAPDESSRRFWAVAIGVILEGYAMGRSPEALCTEMLRVLGEQAKSAGDTARLRLVDERDVHSNSNEEG, encoded by the coding sequence ATGGCGGAAAAATCGGTCCATGAACCGCTTGGGGCGGCTGGCGATCCCAAGCATGCCGCGCGGGCAACCCGCTCGGCCGGCCGCAAGATGCGGTCGCTTCTGCTGGACGCGGCGAGCCCGCTGTTCCGGGAACGGGGGCTATCGGGCACGGCCATCACCGACATCGCGGCCGCCGCGGACGCATTCCCGAGCCAGATCACCTACTACTTCCGCACCAAGGAAGCGCTGTTCGTCGAATGCGCCTGCCGCGACCTGCTGTACCTCGCGCGTGCGACCGAACAGGCGGCGCTGAAGGCGCGCACGCCGCGCGAGTACACCCACGCGCTGGCCGAGACCGTGACAGCGAGCGATTCGATTGCCTTCTTCGCCGAAGCCCTGACACTGACGCGGCGCCGTCAGGATCTCGCGCCGCTGGTCGAGCGCACCATCGAGCGTCTGCACGCCGAAGGCGCGCGTGCCTATGCGAGTCAGGTCGAGCGGCATGGCTGGCGCTCCCTACGTGCGCCCGACGAAAGCTCGCGGCGATTTTGGGCCGTCGCCATCGGCGTGATTCTGGAAGGCTACGCCATGGGGCGTTCGCCCGAGGCGCTCTGCACCGAGATGCTGCGTGTGCTCGGCGAGCAGGCGAAATCCGCAGGCGACACTGCGCGCCTGCGTCTCGTCGACGAGCGCGATGTACACAGCAATTCGAACGAGGAGGGTTAG
- the rpsF gene encoding 30S ribosomal protein S6, which translates to MALYEHVFLARQDASTQQVEELTAQMTGIVEGLGGKVTKTENWGVRSLTYRMNKNRKAHFVLLNIDAPSAAIAEIERQERISEDVIRYLSVRVEELEEGPSAMMRKADRDRERDDRGGGFRGEREGGFRGDREGGFRGGDREGGGFRGDRGPRRPREDAETTTTTDGE; encoded by the coding sequence ATGGCTCTCTATGAGCATGTTTTTCTCGCGCGTCAGGACGCGAGCACGCAGCAGGTCGAAGAGCTGACTGCGCAGATGACCGGAATCGTCGAGGGTCTCGGCGGCAAAGTCACCAAGACCGAGAATTGGGGCGTTCGCTCCCTCACCTACCGCATGAACAAGAACCGCAAGGCGCACTTCGTGCTGCTCAACATCGACGCGCCGTCCGCGGCGATCGCCGAGATCGAGCGCCAGGAGCGCATCAGCGAAGACGTGATCCGCTATCTCAGCGTCCGCGTCGAGGAGCTCGAGGAAGGCCCGTCTGCGATGATGCGCAAGGCCGACCGAGATCGCGAGCGTGATGACCGCGGCGGCGGCTTCCGCGGCGAGCGCGAAGGCGGCTTCCGTGGCGACCGCGAGGGCGGTTTCCGTGGCGGCGATCGTGAAGGCGGCGGCTTCCGCGGTGATCGCGGCCCGCGTCGTCCGCGCGAAGACGCTGAAACCACCACCACGACGGATGGGGAGTAA
- the rpsR gene encoding 30S ribosomal protein S18: MAEAGARRPFFRRRKSCPFTGANAPKIDYKDSKLLMRYVSERGKIVPSRITAVSAKKQRELARAIKRARFLGLLPYVIR, from the coding sequence ATGGCTGAAGCTGGTGCACGCCGCCCGTTTTTTCGTCGTCGCAAGAGCTGCCCGTTCACGGGCGCCAATGCTCCGAAGATCGATTATAAGGACTCCAAGCTCCTGATGCGTTACGTCTCCGAGCGCGGCAAGATCGTGCCGAGCCGCATCACTGCGGTGTCCGCGAAGAAGCAGCGTGAGCTCGCCCGCGCCATCAAGCGCGCGCGGTTCCTGGGCCTGCTGCCCTACGTCATTCGCTAA
- the rplI gene encoding 50S ribosomal protein L9: protein MEVILLERVNKLGQMGEVVKVRDGYARNFLLKRGKALRATADNRAKYDGMKAELEARNLESKAEASKVAEKIQGKNIIVIRQASEAGQLFGSVNVRDIVMAFEADGVSLSRPQVQLDAPIKTIGKHAITVAVHPEVEVEITVTVARSQDEAERINRGEDISTRNEDRDAAAEAIAAAGEFFDPEAQHDEVEPAPAAEEEK from the coding sequence ATGGAAGTCATTCTGCTGGAACGCGTCAACAAGCTCGGCCAGATGGGCGAAGTCGTGAAGGTTCGCGACGGCTATGCCCGCAATTTCCTGCTCAAGCGCGGCAAGGCGCTGCGCGCCACCGCCGACAACCGCGCCAAGTACGACGGCATGAAAGCCGAGCTCGAGGCCCGCAACCTCGAATCCAAGGCCGAGGCGTCCAAGGTCGCCGAGAAGATCCAGGGCAAGAACATCATCGTGATTCGTCAGGCCTCGGAAGCTGGTCAGCTGTTCGGGTCGGTCAACGTGCGTGACATCGTCATGGCGTTCGAAGCCGACGGCGTTTCGCTGTCCCGGCCGCAGGTCCAGCTCGATGCCCCGATCAAGACCATCGGCAAGCACGCGATCACCGTTGCCGTCCATCCCGAAGTCGAAGTCGAGATCACCGTCACTGTGGCGCGCAGCCAGGACGAGGCCGAGCGCATCAACCGTGGCGAGGACATCTCCACCCGCAACGAGGACCGCGACGCGGCCGCCGAGGCGATTGCCGCCGCCGGCGAGTTCTTCGATCCGGAAGCCCAGCACGACGAGGTCGAGCCGGCCCCGGCTGCGGAAGAAGAGAAGTAA
- a CDS encoding PaaI family thioesterase yields the protein MRAEADPEFEPIAERIHANVGRQGFMNLVGAELSELSRGTCTISVDRRPELLQQHGFFHGGVTAFLVDNATTIAAATWRGQPALTAEYKLNLLSPAVGEKLICRARVIKPGRQVSVVAADVFCVSEGVEKHTATALASIAMLSEDVTKAKSPAA from the coding sequence ATGCGAGCCGAAGCAGATCCCGAATTTGAGCCGATCGCCGAACGCATCCACGCCAATGTCGGCCGGCAGGGTTTTATGAACCTGGTCGGCGCCGAGCTGTCCGAATTGTCGCGCGGTACCTGCACGATCTCCGTGGACCGCCGGCCGGAGTTGCTCCAGCAGCATGGCTTCTTTCACGGCGGCGTCACCGCCTTCCTGGTCGACAACGCCACGACGATCGCGGCCGCCACCTGGCGTGGCCAGCCGGCGCTGACGGCGGAATACAAGCTCAATCTATTGTCGCCCGCAGTGGGCGAGAAGTTGATCTGTCGGGCCAGGGTGATCAAGCCGGGCCGCCAGGTCTCCGTGGTCGCCGCCGACGTGTTCTGTGTCAGCGAGGGTGTCGAGAAACATACGGCAACGGCACTCGCCTCGATCGCGATGCTGAGCGAGGACGTCACCAAAGCAAAAAGCCCGGCCGCCTGA
- a CDS encoding TetR/AcrR family transcriptional regulator yields MTASVRDDLLAAGLAVFDRVGFEAATVAAIRAKARTSNGSFFHVFGSKKELAGALFLEVLRHYHAAMLAALDPAPDAEQGIDRLIRSHLDWVVTSRREARYLFEISRSEWGEDMREAQRAQNARLAEGIERWRAPLVAGGELLPMTPVMFVSQLIGPAQILCRAFLSGRDRADPRAEARTLVACAIRALVPPERINQD; encoded by the coding sequence ATGACCGCGAGCGTGCGTGACGATCTGTTGGCGGCCGGGCTTGCCGTGTTCGACCGCGTCGGCTTCGAAGCTGCGACGGTGGCGGCGATCCGCGCCAAGGCGCGCACGTCGAACGGCAGCTTCTTTCACGTCTTCGGATCGAAGAAGGAGCTCGCCGGAGCACTGTTCCTGGAGGTGCTCAGGCACTATCACGCCGCAATGCTCGCCGCGCTCGATCCGGCCCCGGATGCCGAGCAGGGGATCGATCGCCTGATCCGGTCGCATCTCGACTGGGTGGTCACCAGCCGGCGCGAAGCGCGCTACCTCTTCGAGATATCGCGCAGCGAATGGGGCGAGGACATGCGCGAGGCCCAGCGCGCGCAGAATGCGCGGCTCGCCGAAGGCATCGAGCGTTGGCGCGCGCCGCTGGTTGCCGGTGGCGAGCTATTGCCGATGACGCCGGTGATGTTCGTCAGCCAGCTCATCGGGCCGGCGCAGATCCTTTGCCGCGCCTTCCTGTCGGGGCGCGACCGCGCCGATCCCCGCGCTGAGGCCAGGACGCTTGTAGCCTGCGCCATCCGTGCGCTGGTGCCGCCCGAGCGCATCAACCAGGACTAA
- a CDS encoding SAM-dependent methyltransferase, giving the protein MDRLLRRFLSQFIRRGSMTVTSASGSRFTVGDGSGEPVAVRFVTADAERKIFINPELGLGEAYMDGEFVVERGTIADALAILLDQPDPLPQWAKPWWHLRYLTRHLKQFNPRSRSRRNVAHHYDLDARLYSLFLDADKQYSCAYFETPETTLDDAQLAKKRHIAAKLLVGSGQRVLDIGCGWGGLGLYLAEIAGTDVTGITLSTEQLQVANSRAAEKGLSGSARFLLEDYRDIDGPFDRIVSVGMFEHVGARFYDTYFRRCAKLLSEDGVMLLHSIGRSQGPDSTNPWIAKYIFPGGYIPALSEVLPAIERAGLLVCDIEILRLHYAETLKAWRERFMARREEAVQLYDERFALMWEFYLAACEMTFRKQAMMNFQIQLTKRQGVVPMTRDYIAREEARLRALEGGAKPRLKLAGE; this is encoded by the coding sequence ATGGACCGATTGTTGCGTAGATTCCTGTCTCAATTCATCCGGCGCGGGTCGATGACGGTGACCAGCGCCAGCGGATCCAGATTCACCGTCGGCGATGGCTCCGGCGAGCCGGTCGCGGTACGCTTCGTCACCGCGGACGCCGAGCGGAAAATCTTCATCAATCCCGAGCTCGGGCTCGGCGAGGCCTATATGGACGGCGAGTTCGTCGTCGAGCGCGGCACCATAGCTGATGCCCTCGCCATCCTGCTCGATCAACCCGACCCGTTGCCGCAGTGGGCAAAGCCGTGGTGGCATCTGCGGTATCTGACGCGGCACCTCAAGCAATTCAATCCGCGCTCGCGCTCGCGCCGCAACGTCGCCCATCACTACGATCTCGACGCCAGGCTCTATTCGCTCTTCCTCGATGCCGACAAGCAATACAGCTGCGCCTATTTCGAGACGCCGGAGACCACGCTCGACGATGCACAGCTCGCCAAGAAGCGGCACATCGCAGCAAAGCTGCTAGTTGGAAGCGGCCAACGCGTGCTCGACATCGGTTGCGGCTGGGGCGGGCTCGGGCTCTACCTCGCCGAGATCGCCGGCACTGACGTCACCGGTATCACGCTATCAACAGAGCAGTTGCAGGTCGCCAATTCACGTGCCGCCGAAAAGGGCCTGAGTGGATCGGCCAGATTCCTGCTCGAGGACTATCGCGACATTGACGGGCCGTTCGACCGCATTGTCTCTGTCGGCATGTTCGAGCATGTCGGAGCGAGGTTCTACGACACCTACTTCCGCCGCTGCGCCAAACTGCTGAGCGAAGACGGCGTCATGCTGCTGCACTCGATCGGCCGCTCGCAGGGACCGGATTCGACCAATCCGTGGATCGCCAAGTACATCTTTCCCGGCGGCTACATCCCCGCATTGTCCGAGGTGCTGCCGGCGATCGAACGCGCGGGCCTCCTGGTCTGCGATATCGAGATCCTGCGCCTGCATTATGCCGAGACCCTGAAGGCCTGGCGGGAGCGCTTCATGGCGCGGCGCGAGGAGGCCGTGCAGCTCTACGACGAGCGCTTCGCGCTGATGTGGGAGTTTTATCTCGCAGCCTGCGAGATGACCTTCCGCAAGCAGGCCATGATGAATTTCCAGATCCAGCTGACCAAGCGCCAAGGCGTGGTGCCGATGACCCGCGACTACATCGCGCGCGAGGAAGCCCGGCTGCGGGCGCTCGAAGGCGGCGCCAAGCCCAGGCTGAAACTGGCTGGTGAATAA